In the genome of Dermacentor silvarum isolate Dsil-2018 chromosome 1, BIME_Dsil_1.4, whole genome shotgun sequence, one region contains:
- the LOC119451590 gene encoding collagen alpha-1(V) chain — protein sequence MGPKGEMGKMGTPGAPGKPGPMGPAGLQGDVGLPGDKGDKGQMGPLGLQGPTGPPGPPGPAGAPGLRGSPGPAGDVGAPGLVGPPGQPGSVGAPGDKGMKGDRGKRGPKGHSGLLGRTGAKGDTGEKGEKGQRGDTGPPGPQGPQGPMGLEGAKGSDGPQGEPGPEGIPGPKGVQGPAGMKGETGPPGPIGPPGPPGEGPQIPPEMLFQRDRHNRFKRSLEKLDNSSVKDNYIVTSGDDDDTGNDEHNSTLTAEPLSEASFERINRTLTHIFANVYIMRREIEQIRRPVGSQPNPSRSCRDLKLAYPDTPDGWYWVDPNLGVPDDAVRAYCGMRAGGETCVFADGGEDSVRIARWEKPSSHAADNGSLSWFSQLKGGFRVGYRTVGDVQLRFLGLLSTGAYQNFTFVCNNVNAWYSQRTKDHAHALRFRGRNAALISFEKNSPTVPVDDCQYRDGKTVFVFKTKEPAILPIVDFQPSDFGGEHQSFGFEIGPVCFQ from the exons ATG GGTCCGAAAGGCGAAATGGGCAAGATGGGAACACCTGGAGCACCTGGAAAGCCG GGCCCGATGGGTCCAGCCGGCCTCCAAGGGGACGTCGGTCTTCCGGGAGACAAAGGTGACAAGGGCCAGATGGGGCCACTGGGACTACAGGGCCCGACAGGACCACCG GGTCCACCCGGACCAGCGGGAGCACCAGGTCTGCGAGGGTCACCGGGCCCTGCG GGTGACGTTGGAGCGCCTGGCTTAGTGGGGCCACCTGGCCAACCTGGAAGTGTG GGCGCACCGGGCGACAAGGGCATGAAAGGTGACAGAGGAAAGCGGGGCCCCAAG GGTCACAGTGGCCTGCTAGGAAGGACAGGCGCCAAGGGCGACACCGGTGAAAAGGGAGAGAAAGGTCAACGCGGGGACACCGGACCTCCAGGACCTCAAGGACCCCAG GGACCCATGGGATTGGAAGGAGCTAAAGGCTCGGACGGGCCGCAGGGAGAGCCG GGACCCGAAGGAATTCCGGGGCCTAAAGGTGTTCAG GGACCAGCAGGAATGAAGGGTGAAACAGGACCACCA GGACCTATTGGACCTCCT GGCCCGCCTGGCGAAGGACCCCAGATACCTCCAGAGATGCTGTTCCAGAGGGACCGCCACAATAGGTTCAAGCGCAGCCTCGAAAAACTTGACAACAGCAGCGTCAAAGACAATTATATTGTCACCTCTGGTGACGATGACGACACTGGCAACGATGAGCACAACTCGACGTTGACAGCGGAACCGCTTAGTGAAGCGTCATTCGAGAGGATCAACCGGACGCTGACGCACATCTTCGCCAATGTGTATATCATGCGGCGCGAGATTGAACAAATCCGGAGGCCCGTGGGCTCGCAGCCCAACCCGTCCCGGTCGTGCCGTGACCTGAAGCTTGCGTACCCGGACACCCCCGACGGCTGGTACTGGGTGGACCCCAACCTTGGCGTGCCAGACGACGCAGTGCGCGCCTACTGCGGCATGCGGGCTGGCGGTGAGACCTGCGTGTTCGCCGACGGAGGCGAGGACTCGGTGCGCATTGCCAG gtgggagaagccttcgtctcaCGCCGCTGACAACGGCTCATTGTCATGGTTCAGCCAGCTCAAGGGTGGCTTCAGGGTGGGCTATCGCACCGTCGGCGACGTACAGCTGCGCTTCCTCGGTCTTCTGAGCACCGGAGCCTACCAGAACTTCACCTTTGTTTGTAACAACGTGAACGCCTGGTACAGCCAACGGACCAAGGACCACGCTCACGCACTTCGCTTCCGGGGCCGCAACGCTGCTCTTATCAGCTTCGAGAAAAACAGTCCCACTGTTCCTGTAGATGACTGCCAG TACCGGGATGGCAAGACGGTGTTCGTGTTCAAGACCAAGGAGCCAGCCATACTGCCAATTGTAGACTTCCAGCCATCCGACTTCGGCGGCGAACACCAGTCCTTTGGATTCGAAATCGGGCCAGTTTGTTttcaataa